A region of Streptomyces sp. WMMC500 DNA encodes the following proteins:
- a CDS encoding phosphatase PAP2 family protein translates to MRSLHLAGTPPSGSNADVSVLYDINGVADSTPPWFDRGAAFLGEYGLIGLLGVLLVVCWWRVRRRPGAAPAVAALLWGPLAAVLAWVANMPIRAIVERPRPFREHDGLEVLLPGTTGYSFVSDHTSVAMALAVGLFMAGKRYGLAGLALALLEGLSRVYLGVHYPSDVVGGVALGTSVALLLAPAAIAALVPLVRRAPDWLVGDPEAPDAGTGPAAGPGDDPGGVPAPRTEPLERGGGGRDGDELAA, encoded by the coding sequence ATGCGTTCGCTGCACCTGGCGGGGACACCCCCGAGCGGGTCGAACGCCGACGTTTCCGTGCTGTACGACATCAACGGCGTCGCGGACTCCACCCCGCCCTGGTTCGACCGCGGGGCGGCGTTCCTCGGTGAGTACGGGCTGATCGGGCTGCTCGGCGTCCTGCTGGTCGTGTGCTGGTGGCGCGTGCGCCGGCGCCCGGGCGCGGCACCGGCCGTGGCCGCGCTGCTGTGGGGGCCGCTGGCGGCGGTGCTCGCGTGGGTGGCGAACATGCCGATCCGCGCGATCGTGGAGCGCCCGCGGCCGTTCCGGGAGCACGACGGCCTGGAGGTCCTGCTGCCGGGCACGACCGGGTACTCCTTCGTCAGCGACCACACCTCGGTCGCCATGGCGCTGGCGGTCGGCCTCTTCATGGCGGGTAAGCGGTACGGGCTCGCGGGGCTGGCGCTGGCCCTGCTGGAAGGGCTGAGCCGGGTCTACCTGGGCGTGCACTACCCCTCGGACGTCGTCGGCGGCGTCGCGCTCGGCACGTCGGTGGCGCTGCTGCTGGCGCCGGCCGCGATCGCCGCGCTGGTGCCGCTGGTGCGGCGGGCGCCGGACTGGCTCGTCGGCGACCCGGAGGCGCCGGACGCCGGCACCGGCCCGGCGGCCGGGCCCGGCGACGATCCCGGCGGGGTCCCGGCGCCGCGGACGGAGCCGCTGGAGCGCGGCGGAGGCGGCCGGGACGGCGACGAGTTGGCGGCGTAG
- a CDS encoding bifunctional lytic transglycosylase/C40 family peptidase, with protein sequence MRKLWLFVALGSGMVLSFLALLVVGTYTAASGLAGRGVGLAKGAVPATYQPLVQKWGNLCPALNPALLAAQLYQESGWDPQAVSPADARGIAQFMPGTWATHGIDANGDGERDINDPEDAIPSAATYDCKLAGYVEDVPGDPTENMLAAYNAGPYAVIKYNGVPPYRETQNYVQVIQALEQSFAAPTSRLSPSKQAAGAIHYAQDKLGTPYLWGGDGTPEEGGRFDCSGLTKAAYASVGIELPRVANDQWNAGPHPGRDELLPGDLVFFAYDMNDSRSIHHVGLYVGGGYMIDAPYTGAVIRFDPIDSPDYFGATRVTEAGAAALPQP encoded by the coding sequence GTGCGCAAGCTCTGGCTGTTCGTCGCGCTGGGGTCGGGGATGGTCCTGTCGTTCCTGGCCCTGCTCGTCGTCGGCACCTACACCGCCGCGTCCGGCCTCGCCGGGCGCGGCGTCGGCCTGGCGAAGGGGGCCGTGCCCGCGACGTACCAGCCGCTGGTGCAGAAGTGGGGCAACCTCTGCCCGGCCCTCAACCCCGCCCTGCTCGCCGCGCAGTTGTACCAGGAGAGCGGCTGGGACCCCCAGGCCGTCAGCCCCGCCGACGCGCGCGGCATCGCGCAGTTCATGCCCGGCACCTGGGCCACCCACGGCATCGACGCCAACGGGGACGGCGAGCGCGACATCAACGACCCCGAGGACGCCATCCCGTCGGCGGCCACGTACGACTGCAAGCTCGCCGGCTACGTCGAGGACGTGCCCGGCGACCCGACGGAGAACATGCTCGCCGCCTACAACGCCGGCCCGTACGCCGTCATCAAGTACAACGGCGTGCCCCCCTACCGCGAGACGCAGAACTACGTGCAGGTCATCCAGGCCCTGGAGCAGAGCTTCGCCGCCCCCACCTCCCGGCTGTCGCCGTCGAAGCAGGCCGCGGGCGCCATCCACTACGCGCAGGACAAGCTCGGCACGCCCTATCTGTGGGGCGGCGACGGCACGCCCGAGGAGGGCGGCCGGTTCGACTGCTCGGGGCTGACGAAGGCGGCGTACGCCTCGGTGGGCATCGAGCTGCCGCGGGTGGCGAACGACCAGTGGAACGCCGGGCCGCACCCTGGAAGGGACGAACTGCTCCCCGGCGACCTGGTGTTCTTCGCGTACGACATGAACGACTCGCGCTCCATCCACCACGTCGGGCTGTATGTAGGGGGCGGCTACATGATTGACGCCCCTTACACCGGCGCCGTGATCCGTTTCGATCCGATCGACTCGCCGGACTACTTCGGCGCGACCCGGGTCACGGAGGCCGGCGCCGCGGCGCTGCCGCAGCCCTGA
- a CDS encoding serine hydrolase domain-containing protein: MNRTRPAARRKAAAAALLAAAVLAGAAGAAGAAGAAAPAAARGTAAPDPVQSRLDALVERDGVPGALAYDGRTTRTAGVADTATGRPMVGAEGRYRMASNTKAFTATAVMRLVARGEVRLGAPAARYVPRLAGTGVTVRHLLKQTSGLPEYLRFVDWSSAATEEDYLALALDHPADFAPGARWGYSNTNYLALGLLIKHVTGEDYRTYIARTLIEPLHLKDTYWPAQGEYTIRGPHARNYGVNPVDPEAGVTDVTELPGYEFGASGGLVTTPKDQNAFWNALFGGKVLPRWALRIMTHDTSDVGGLDTYPEGSRYGYGVASFPLSCGGVYWGHGGDLPGDSVAGGRADRGRGTVTVYTTTWAAEGDRLADLQGAADAALCAKDRTRGGR; this comes from the coding sequence GTGAACCGCACCCGCCCCGCCGCCCGCCGCAAAGCCGCCGCCGCTGCCCTCCTCGCCGCCGCCGTTCTCGCCGGTGCAGCCGGTGCAGCCGGTGCAGCCGGCGCTGCGGCCCCCGCCGCCGCCCGCGGCACCGCCGCCCCCGACCCCGTACAGAGCCGCCTCGACGCCCTCGTCGAGCGCGACGGCGTCCCCGGCGCCCTGGCGTACGACGGCCGCACGACCCGTACCGCCGGCGTCGCCGACACCGCGACCGGCCGGCCCATGGTCGGCGCCGAGGGCCGTTACCGGATGGCCAGCAACACCAAGGCGTTCACCGCCACCGCCGTGATGCGGCTCGTCGCCCGGGGCGAGGTACGGCTCGGCGCGCCCGCCGCGCGGTACGTGCCGCGGCTCGCCGGCACCGGCGTCACCGTGCGGCACCTGCTCAAGCAGACCAGCGGGCTGCCGGAGTACCTGCGGTTCGTCGACTGGAGCAGCGCGGCGACCGAGGAGGACTACCTCGCGCTCGCCCTCGACCACCCCGCCGACTTCGCACCCGGCGCGCGCTGGGGCTACTCCAACACCAACTACCTCGCGCTCGGCCTGCTCATCAAGCACGTCACCGGCGAGGACTACCGCACGTACATCGCACGCACCCTCATCGAGCCGCTGCACCTGAAGGACACGTACTGGCCCGCGCAGGGCGAGTACACGATCCGCGGCCCGCACGCCCGCAACTACGGCGTCAACCCCGTCGACCCGGAGGCCGGCGTCACCGACGTGACCGAGCTGCCCGGGTACGAGTTCGGCGCCTCCGGCGGCCTCGTGACCACCCCGAAGGACCAGAACGCCTTCTGGAACGCCCTCTTCGGCGGCAAGGTGCTGCCGCGCTGGGCGCTGCGGATCATGACCCACGACACCAGCGACGTCGGCGGCCTCGACACCTACCCCGAGGGCAGCCGCTACGGCTACGGCGTCGCGTCCTTCCCGCTGAGCTGCGGCGGCGTGTACTGGGGCCACGGCGGCGACCTGCCCGGCGACTCCGTCGCCGGCGGGCGCGCGGACCGCGGGCGGGGCACGGTCACCGTCTACACCACCACGTGGGCCGCCGAGGGCGACCGGCTGGCGGACCTCCAGGGGGCGGCCGATGCCGCGCTGTGCGCGAAGGACCGTACGCGCGGGGGACGTTGA
- a CDS encoding SDR family NAD(P)-dependent oxidoreductase: MTHDSPVTLITGGGSGIGAAAARQLLARGGRVTVTGRGAERLRRFAEDAGDPPELLTLPGDASDHEAVDEAVRATLTAFGRLDAVVANAGFATHDDLGTGDPAGWRDMVLTNVLGPALLIRSSLAALRESRGRIVIVGSVAGFVYGAGNIYGITKWAMTGLAENTRRMVTGDGIGVTLVAPGRTDSLFWDGRGGAPEGMEMMTSDQVAESIVWALNQPEGVDVNTVVMRPIGQPV, translated from the coding sequence ATGACCCACGACTCGCCCGTCACCCTCATCACCGGCGGCGGCAGCGGCATCGGCGCCGCAGCCGCCCGCCAACTCCTCGCCCGCGGCGGCCGCGTCACCGTCACCGGCCGCGGCGCCGAGCGGCTGCGCCGCTTCGCCGAGGACGCCGGCGACCCGCCGGAGCTGCTGACCCTGCCCGGCGACGCCTCCGACCACGAGGCGGTGGACGAGGCGGTACGGGCGACGCTCACGGCGTTCGGCCGGCTCGACGCCGTCGTCGCCAACGCCGGCTTCGCCACCCACGACGACCTCGGCACCGGGGACCCGGCCGGCTGGCGGGACATGGTGCTCACCAACGTCCTGGGGCCCGCGCTGCTGATCCGCAGCTCGCTGGCGGCGCTGCGCGAGTCGCGCGGGCGGATCGTCATCGTCGGCAGCGTCGCGGGCTTCGTCTACGGCGCGGGCAACATCTACGGCATCACCAAGTGGGCCATGACGGGCCTGGCGGAGAACACCCGCCGCATGGTCACAGGCGACGGCATCGGCGTCACGCTCGTCGCCCCCGGCCGCACCGACAGCCTCTTCTGGGACGGCCGGGGCGGGGCGCCGGAGGGCATGGAGATGATGACGTCCGACCAGGTCGCCGAGTCGATCGTCTGGGCGCTGAACCAGCCGGAGGGCGTCGACGTCAACACGGTCGTGATGCGCCCCATCGGCCAGCCCGTGTAG
- a CDS encoding SCO6880 family protein, with the protein MTTHDTPPITPRRTYLIGKARPNAIVGRNRETGEIGMIIGGAFLGMMCGLLVPVLTLRIVLLMGFPLLALAAVYVPYRGRTFYRWFEISRSHRRLLRSGAAVYRSGAQEAGTRLNGEEVAVGTPPGIGRINWQVAPFGPDEIAVLLHADRRTVTAVIEIEGPGVGLRDSEDQEALVDRFGTLLKHAANGDGFVRRLQMLARTLPADPDAHAKDVSQRGDPRAPQWIKGSYDQLQSMVSTSSEQHRAYLVACMPYTRDLGQEATVMGRATKQSRDECIAVIMARELGDICARLAEADIRVRQPLGIARLAALVHSMYDPDHPIDHIQAMTQRNAWPAELDAVDPQYLRAKTRESATRDPWCHATAWVKEWPMTPVGVNFLAPLLVHTPDVIRTVAVCMDLEPTEVAIERMLTEKTNDDAEASRQAKMNRVVDPRDIAHHDRIDQRGEDLASGAAGVNIVGYLTVSARSPEALARDKRTIRASAGKSYLKLEWCDREHHRAFVNTLPFATGIR; encoded by the coding sequence GTGACCACGCACGACACACCACCGATCACCCCCCGTCGCACGTACCTCATCGGCAAGGCCCGCCCCAACGCCATCGTCGGCCGCAACCGCGAGACCGGCGAGATCGGCATGATCATCGGCGGCGCCTTCCTCGGCATGATGTGCGGCCTCCTGGTCCCCGTGCTGACGCTGCGCATCGTGCTGCTCATGGGCTTCCCGCTGCTCGCCCTCGCCGCCGTCTACGTCCCGTACCGCGGCCGCACCTTCTACCGCTGGTTCGAGATCAGCCGCAGCCACCGCCGCCTCCTGCGCAGCGGCGCCGCCGTCTACCGCTCCGGCGCCCAGGAAGCCGGCACGCGCCTCAACGGCGAGGAGGTCGCCGTCGGCACCCCGCCGGGCATCGGCCGCATCAACTGGCAGGTCGCCCCCTTCGGCCCCGACGAGATCGCCGTCCTGCTGCACGCGGACCGCCGCACCGTCACGGCCGTCATAGAGATCGAGGGCCCCGGCGTCGGCCTGCGCGACAGCGAGGACCAGGAAGCGCTCGTCGACCGCTTCGGCACGCTCCTCAAGCACGCCGCCAACGGCGACGGCTTCGTCCGCCGCCTGCAGATGCTCGCCCGCACGCTGCCCGCCGACCCCGACGCGCACGCCAAGGACGTCTCGCAGCGCGGCGACCCGCGCGCGCCGCAGTGGATAAAGGGCTCGTACGACCAGCTCCAGTCCATGGTCTCCACCTCCTCCGAGCAGCACCGCGCCTACCTCGTCGCCTGCATGCCCTACACCCGCGACCTCGGCCAGGAGGCCACGGTGATGGGCCGCGCGACCAAGCAGAGCCGCGACGAGTGCATCGCCGTCATCATGGCCCGCGAGCTGGGCGACATCTGCGCCCGTCTCGCCGAGGCCGACATCCGCGTACGGCAGCCGCTGGGCATCGCGCGCCTGGCGGCCCTCGTACACTCCATGTACGACCCGGACCACCCCATCGACCACATCCAGGCGATGACCCAGCGCAACGCCTGGCCGGCCGAACTGGACGCCGTGGACCCGCAGTACCTGCGCGCCAAGACCCGCGAGTCGGCGACCCGCGACCCCTGGTGCCACGCCACCGCGTGGGTGAAGGAATGGCCGATGACCCCGGTCGGCGTCAACTTCCTCGCCCCGCTCCTCGTCCACACCCCGGACGTCATCCGCACGGTCGCCGTATGCATGGACCTGGAGCCCACAGAAGTGGCCATCGAGCGGATGCTGACCGAGAAGACGAACGACGACGCCGAGGCGTCCCGGCAGGCGAAGATGAACCGCGTCGTCGACCCCCGGGACATCGCCCACCACGACCGCATCGACCAGCGCGGCGAAGACCTCGCCTCCGGCGCCGCCGGCGTCAACATCGTCGGCTACCTCACGGTCTCCGCCCGCTCCCCCGAGGCCCTCGCCCGCGACAAGCGCACGATCCGCGCCTCGGCGGGCAAGTCCTACCTGAAACTGGAATGGTGCGACAGAGAGCACCACCGCGCGTTCGTGAACACCCTGCCTTTCGCGACCGGGATCAGGTGA
- a CDS encoding ATP-binding protein, with protein MADLLDLATRAFAGFVFGKTETQRLPVRTSSAQAQAVYLPTAAPGLGDSGVIIGREVYSGKGYIYDPFQLYGQQLPAPHWLVLGESGNGKSALEKTYVLRQLRFRDRQVVVLDAQGEDGVGEWALIAQELGITPIRLDPLAALDSGIRLNPLDPAITSTGQLALLRTIIEVATGSGLDERSGFALKVAHAYVNETVTDRQPVLTDIVEQLRHPAPTAAEAMNVDVEDVRNWGLDVALVLDRLVDGDLRGMFDGPTTVGIDLDSPLIIFDLSHIDRNSIAMPILMAIVGVWLEHTWIRPDRKKRIFLVEEAWHIINSPFVAQLFQRLLKFGRRLGLSFVAVVHHLSDVVDGAAAREAAAILKMASTRTIYAQKADEARATGKVLGLPRWAVEIIPTLTPGIAVWDVNGNVQVVKHLVTEAERPLVFTDRAMTESAPVPALEAADDAGPVVMEKESTVA; from the coding sequence ATGGCCGACCTTCTCGATCTGGCGACGCGCGCCTTCGCGGGCTTCGTCTTCGGCAAGACGGAGACCCAGCGGCTGCCCGTGCGCACCTCCAGCGCGCAGGCGCAGGCCGTCTATCTCCCCACCGCCGCGCCCGGCCTGGGCGACTCCGGCGTCATCATCGGCCGCGAGGTCTACAGCGGCAAGGGCTACATCTACGACCCCTTCCAGCTCTACGGCCAGCAGCTCCCCGCGCCGCACTGGCTGGTGCTCGGCGAGTCCGGCAACGGCAAGTCGGCGCTGGAGAAGACCTACGTGCTGCGCCAACTGCGCTTCCGCGACCGCCAGGTCGTCGTGCTCGACGCGCAGGGTGAGGACGGCGTCGGCGAGTGGGCGCTCATCGCGCAGGAACTGGGCATCACCCCGATCCGCCTCGATCCCCTCGCCGCCCTCGACAGCGGCATCCGCCTCAACCCACTGGACCCGGCGATCACATCCACCGGCCAGCTCGCCCTGCTCCGTACGATCATCGAGGTCGCCACCGGCAGCGGCCTCGACGAGCGCTCCGGCTTCGCCCTCAAGGTCGCCCACGCGTACGTCAACGAGACCGTGACCGACCGCCAGCCGGTGCTCACCGACATCGTCGAGCAGCTCCGCCACCCCGCCCCGACCGCCGCCGAGGCCATGAACGTCGACGTCGAGGACGTCCGCAACTGGGGCCTGGACGTCGCCCTCGTCCTCGACCGCCTCGTCGACGGCGACCTGCGCGGCATGTTCGACGGCCCGACGACGGTCGGCATCGACCTCGACTCGCCGCTCATCATCTTCGACCTGTCCCACATCGACCGGAACTCGATCGCCATGCCGATCCTCATGGCGATCGTCGGCGTGTGGCTGGAGCACACCTGGATCCGCCCCGACCGCAAGAAGCGCATCTTCCTGGTGGAAGAGGCGTGGCACATCATCAACTCCCCCTTCGTCGCCCAGCTCTTCCAGCGGCTGCTGAAGTTCGGCCGCCGCCTGGGCCTGTCCTTCGTCGCCGTCGTCCACCACCTGTCGGACGTCGTGGACGGAGCAGCGGCACGAGAGGCGGCGGCGATTCTCAAGATGGCCTCGACTCGCACGATCTACGCCCAGAAGGCGGACGAGGCGCGCGCGACGGGCAAGGTCCTCGGGCTGCCCCGCTGGGCCGTCGAGATCATCCCGACGCTGACGCCCGGCATCGCCGTCTGGGACGTCAACGGCAACGTCCAGGTCGTCAAGCACCTGGTGACCGAGGCCGAACGCCCGCTGGTCTTCACCGACCGGGCCATGACGGAGTCCGCCCCGGTACCGGCCCTGGAGGCGGCGGACGACGCCGGTCCGGTGGTGATGGAGAAGGAATCGACGGTGGCCTGA